The following are encoded together in the Streptomyces rapamycinicus NRRL 5491 genome:
- a CDS encoding purine-nucleoside phosphorylase has protein sequence MRVNASVSWDNQSDPHAAADAAATRLRELTGAETHDVALVLGSGWVPATDALGAPEHEFPVTELPGFPPPAVAGHAGRIRSYRINDKRALVFLGRTHYYEGRGVAAVAHGVRTAVAAGCKTIILTNGCGGLREGMRPGQPVLISDHINLTATSPIVGANFVDLTDLYSPRLRALCQQVDPTLEEGVYAQFPGPHYETPAEINMARTIGADLVGMSTTLEAIAAREAGAEVLGISLVTNLAAGMTGEPLNHEEVLQAGRDSASRMGSLLSQVLDRL, from the coding sequence GTGCGCGTGAACGCATCAGTTTCTTGGGACAATCAGAGCGACCCGCACGCCGCCGCCGACGCCGCCGCCACCCGCCTGCGCGAGCTGACCGGCGCGGAAACCCACGACGTCGCGCTGGTCCTGGGCTCCGGCTGGGTCCCCGCCACCGACGCCCTCGGGGCGCCCGAGCACGAGTTCCCCGTCACCGAGCTGCCCGGCTTCCCGCCGCCCGCCGTCGCGGGCCACGCGGGCCGGATCCGGTCGTACCGGATCAACGACAAGCGGGCGCTGGTCTTCCTCGGCCGTACGCACTACTACGAGGGGCGTGGTGTCGCCGCCGTCGCACACGGCGTACGCACCGCCGTCGCCGCGGGCTGCAAGACCATCATCCTCACCAACGGCTGCGGCGGCCTCCGCGAGGGCATGCGCCCCGGCCAGCCGGTACTGATCAGCGACCACATCAACCTCACGGCCACCTCGCCGATCGTGGGCGCCAACTTCGTCGACCTCACCGACCTGTACTCGCCGCGGCTGCGCGCCCTGTGCCAGCAGGTCGACCCGACCCTGGAGGAGGGCGTCTACGCCCAGTTCCCCGGGCCGCACTACGAGACTCCTGCGGAGATCAACATGGCCCGCACGATAGGGGCCGACCTGGTGGGCATGTCCACCACCCTGGAGGCCATCGCGGCGCGCGAGGCGGGCGCGGAGGTTCTCGGGATCTCCCTGGTGACGAACCTCGCGGCCGGAATGACGGGCGAACCCCTCAACCACGAGGAGGTCCTCCAGGCGGGCCGCGACTCCGCCTCCCGCATGGGCAGCCTGCTGTCCCAGGTCCTCGACCGCCTCTGA
- a CDS encoding aldehyde dehydrogenase family protein: MSDNRLSVLKTYKLFVGGKFPRSESGRVYEVTDAKGKWLANAPLASRKDARDAVVAARKAFGGWSGATAYNRGQILYRVAEMLEGRRDQFIHEVADAEGLSKSKATAQVDAAIDRWVWYAGWSDKTAQIAGSANPVAGPYFNLSSPEPTGVVALLAPQDSAFLGLVSVIAPAIVTGNTTVVVASEKSPLPALSLAEVLATSDLPGGVVNVLSGRTAEIAAPLAAHQDVNAIDLAGADPELATELEKAAAENLKRVLRPQPVDWTADPGTGRLLTFLETKTVWHPMGA; the protein is encoded by the coding sequence ATGTCTGACAACCGACTCTCCGTGCTCAAGACCTACAAGCTGTTCGTCGGGGGCAAGTTCCCCCGGTCCGAGAGCGGGCGGGTGTACGAGGTGACCGACGCAAAGGGCAAGTGGCTGGCCAACGCCCCGCTGGCCTCCCGCAAGGACGCCCGGGACGCGGTCGTCGCCGCGCGCAAGGCGTTCGGCGGCTGGTCGGGGGCCACCGCCTACAACCGGGGCCAGATCCTCTACCGCGTCGCCGAGATGCTGGAGGGCCGCCGCGACCAGTTCATCCACGAGGTCGCCGACGCCGAGGGCCTGTCGAAGTCCAAGGCCACCGCGCAGGTGGACGCGGCGATCGACCGCTGGGTCTGGTACGCGGGCTGGTCCGACAAGACGGCCCAGATCGCCGGGTCCGCCAACCCCGTGGCCGGGCCGTACTTCAACCTCTCCTCCCCCGAGCCGACCGGCGTCGTCGCGCTCCTCGCGCCCCAGGACTCCGCCTTCCTGGGCCTGGTGTCGGTGATCGCCCCGGCGATCGTCACCGGGAACACGACCGTGGTGGTGGCGAGTGAGAAGTCCCCACTCCCCGCCCTCTCCCTCGCCGAGGTCCTGGCCACCTCCGACCTCCCGGGCGGCGTGGTCAACGTCCTGTCCGGCCGTACGGCGGAGATCGCCGCCCCGCTGGCCGCGCACCAGGACGTCAACGCGATCGACCTCGCCGGCGCGGACCCGGAACTCGCGACCGAGCTGGAGAAGGCCGCCGCGGAGAACCTCAAGCGCGTCCTGCGTCCACAGCCTGTGGATTGGACCGCCGACCCCGGCACCGGCCGCCTCCTCACCTTCCTGGAGACCAAAACCGTCTGGCACCCGATGGGCGCCTAG
- a CDS encoding aldehyde dehydrogenase family protein, giving the protein MPVFEYAPAPESRAVVDIAPSYGLFIDGEFAEAGDGKVFKTLSPSSEEVLSEVAQAGVEDVDRAVKAARKAFETWSALPGSERAKYLFRIARIIQERSRELAVLESLDNGKPIRESRDADLPLVAAHFFYYAGWADKLAYAVRGRSPLNGTSGADPRPLGVAGQVIPWNFPLLMLAWKIAPALATGNTVVLKPAETTPLSALFFADICRQAGLPKGVVNIVTGDGSTGAELVAHPGIDKVAFTGSTEVGKAIARTVAGTRKKVTLELGGKAANIVFDDAPLDQAVEGIVGGIFFNQGHVCCAGSRLLVQESVQDELLDALKRRMSTLRVGDPLDKNTDIGAINSAEQLARIRALADAGEAEGAERWAPACELPSSGYWFAPTLFTGVTQAHRIAREEIFGPVLSVLTFRTPEEAVAKANNTPYGLSAGIWTEKGSRILWMANKLRAGVVWSNTFNKFDPASPFGGYKESGYGREGGRHGLEAYLDV; this is encoded by the coding sequence ATGCCAGTTTTCGAGTACGCACCCGCGCCCGAGTCCCGCGCGGTCGTCGACATCGCCCCGTCCTACGGCCTGTTCATCGACGGGGAGTTCGCCGAGGCGGGCGACGGCAAGGTCTTCAAGACCCTCTCCCCCTCCTCGGAGGAGGTCCTCTCCGAGGTCGCCCAAGCGGGCGTCGAGGACGTGGACCGCGCCGTCAAGGCCGCCCGCAAGGCGTTCGAGACCTGGTCCGCGCTCCCCGGCTCCGAGCGCGCCAAGTACCTCTTCCGCATCGCGCGGATCATCCAGGAGCGCTCCCGCGAGCTGGCCGTACTGGAGTCGCTGGACAACGGCAAGCCGATCCGCGAGTCGCGCGACGCCGATCTGCCCCTGGTCGCGGCCCACTTCTTCTACTACGCGGGCTGGGCCGACAAGCTGGCGTACGCGGTCCGCGGGCGTAGCCCGTTGAACGGCACGAGCGGGGCGGACCCCCGGCCCCTGGGCGTCGCCGGTCAGGTCATCCCCTGGAACTTCCCCCTCCTGATGCTGGCCTGGAAGATCGCCCCGGCGCTCGCCACCGGCAATACGGTCGTCCTCAAGCCCGCCGAGACCACGCCCCTGAGCGCCCTGTTCTTCGCGGACATCTGCCGTCAGGCGGGCCTGCCCAAGGGTGTGGTGAACATCGTCACCGGCGACGGCTCGACCGGCGCCGAACTGGTCGCCCACCCCGGCATCGACAAGGTGGCCTTCACCGGATCGACCGAGGTCGGCAAGGCCATCGCCCGTACGGTGGCCGGTACGAGGAAGAAGGTCACCCTCGAACTCGGGGGCAAGGCCGCGAACATCGTCTTCGACGACGCCCCCCTCGACCAGGCGGTCGAGGGCATCGTCGGCGGCATCTTCTTCAACCAGGGCCATGTCTGCTGCGCGGGCTCCCGCCTCCTGGTCCAGGAGTCCGTCCAGGACGAGCTGCTCGACGCGCTCAAGCGCCGGATGAGCACCCTGCGCGTCGGCGACCCGCTGGACAAGAACACTGACATCGGCGCCATCAACTCCGCCGAGCAACTGGCCCGGATCCGCGCCCTGGCCGACGCGGGCGAGGCCGAGGGCGCCGAGCGCTGGGCCCCGGCGTGCGAACTGCCCAGCTCCGGCTACTGGTTCGCGCCAACGCTCTTCACCGGCGTCACCCAGGCCCACCGGATCGCCCGCGAGGAGATCTTCGGCCCGGTGCTCTCGGTGCTCACCTTCCGCACCCCCGAAGAGGCCGTGGCCAAGGCCAACAACACGCCGTACGGGCTGTCGGCGGGCATCTGGACGGAGAAGGGCTCGCGCATCCTGTGGATGGCGAACAAGCTCCGGGCGGGCGTGGTGTGGTCCAACACCTTCAACAAGTTCGACCCGGCCTCCCCCTTCGGCGGCTACAAGGAGTCCGGATACGGCCGTGAAGGCGGTCGCCACGGCCTGGAGGCGTACCTCGATGTCTGA
- the deoC gene encoding deoxyribose-phosphate aldolase, with protein MPTTVPAYGKEAAERLASLADVTAGDGALRRFLHGLPGVDAVGLQARAATLGTRSIKTTAKAYAIDLAISMIDLTTLEGADTPGKVRALCAKGINPDPTDRSAPKVAAICVYGDMVATAKEALTGSGIHVAAVATAFPSGRASLPVKLADTRDAVAAGADEIDMVIDRGAFLSGRYLDVFEEIRQVKEACVREDGSGTAAHLKVIFETGELQTYDNVRRASWLAMLAGADFIKTSTGKVAVNATPPVTLVLLEAVRDFHAAVGVQVGVKPAGGIRTSKDAIKYLVMVNETLGDEWLSPEWFRFGASSLLNDLLMQRQKLSTGRYSGPDYVTVD; from the coding sequence ATGCCCACCACAGTTCCCGCATACGGCAAAGAGGCCGCGGAGCGACTCGCGTCGCTGGCGGACGTGACCGCCGGCGACGGCGCGCTGCGCCGCTTCCTGCACGGCCTGCCGGGCGTCGACGCGGTCGGCCTGCAGGCCCGTGCCGCGACCCTCGGCACCCGCTCGATCAAGACCACGGCGAAGGCGTACGCCATCGACCTGGCGATCTCGATGATCGACCTGACGACCCTCGAGGGTGCCGACACCCCGGGCAAGGTCCGGGCGCTCTGCGCCAAGGGGATCAACCCCGACCCCACCGACCGCTCGGCTCCGAAGGTCGCGGCGATCTGCGTCTACGGCGACATGGTGGCCACCGCCAAGGAGGCCCTGACCGGCAGCGGCATCCATGTGGCCGCCGTCGCCACCGCCTTCCCCTCCGGCCGGGCCTCGCTGCCGGTCAAGCTGGCCGACACCCGGGACGCGGTGGCCGCCGGGGCGGACGAGATCGACATGGTGATCGACCGCGGCGCCTTCCTCTCCGGCCGCTACCTCGACGTCTTCGAGGAGATCCGGCAGGTGAAGGAGGCGTGCGTCCGCGAGGACGGCAGCGGCACCGCGGCCCACCTCAAGGTCATCTTCGAGACCGGTGAGCTCCAGACGTACGACAACGTCCGCCGCGCCTCCTGGCTGGCGATGCTCGCGGGCGCGGACTTCATCAAGACCTCCACCGGCAAGGTGGCCGTCAACGCGACCCCGCCCGTCACCCTCGTCCTGCTGGAGGCGGTCCGCGACTTCCACGCCGCGGTCGGTGTGCAGGTGGGCGTGAAGCCCGCGGGCGGCATCCGCACCTCCAAGGACGCGATCAAGTACCTGGTGATGGTCAACGAGACGCTGGGCGACGAGTGGCTCTCCCCGGAGTGGTTCCGCTTCGGCGCCTCCAGTCTGCTCAACGATCTGCTCATGCAGCGCCAGAAGCTGAGCACCGGCCGGTACTCCGGTCCCGACTACGTGACGGTGGACTGA
- a CDS encoding gamma-glutamylcyclotransferase, producing MSLYAAYAGNLDARLMSRRAPHSPLRGTGWLNGWRLTFGGEQMGWEGALPTIVEAPRSQVFVALYDIAPMDEDSMDRWEGVGLDIYRRMRIRVHTLDGDEAAWLYVLNGYEGGLPSARYLGEIADAAESAGAPHDYVMELRKRPC from the coding sequence ATGTCGCTCTACGCCGCGTACGCCGGCAACCTCGACGCGCGGCTGATGTCCCGCCGCGCACCACACTCCCCGCTGCGCGGAACGGGCTGGCTGAACGGCTGGCGCCTCACCTTCGGCGGTGAGCAGATGGGCTGGGAAGGCGCCCTCCCCACGATCGTGGAGGCCCCGCGCTCCCAGGTCTTCGTCGCCCTCTACGACATCGCCCCCATGGACGAGGACTCCATGGACCGCTGGGAGGGCGTCGGCCTCGACATCTACCGCCGGATGCGGATCCGCGTCCACACGCTGGACGGCGACGAGGCCGCTTGGCTCTACGTCCTCAACGGCTACGAGGGCGGCCTGCCCTCGGCCCGCTACCTGGGTGAGATCGCCGACGCGGCGGAGTCGGCGGGGGCGCCGCACGACTATGTGATGGAGCTGCGCAAGCGTCCCTGCTGA
- a CDS encoding amidohydrolase family protein → MSTLSPKTPGWLDWHPDPARPAFALPPGTVDAHCHVFGPQAAFPFAPERKYTPCDGGKDDLFALRDHLGVARNVIVQATCHGADNSAMADAVRASGGRARGIATVRPDVTDAELRRLDAAGVRGVRFTFLRRLADAAPQDALAAVARRIAPLGWHVVLYFESADLPELERFFSSLPTPLVVDHMGRPDVTEPADGPGFTRFLRFAERNEVWVKVTCPERLSVTGPPALNAERHPYADVVPFARRAIEEFPDRVLWGTDWPHPNLTAHMPDDGLLVDYVPQVAVTAEQRRKLLVDNPMRLYWPGEGA, encoded by the coding sequence ATGAGCACGCTCTCCCCCAAGACCCCGGGCTGGCTGGACTGGCATCCCGACCCGGCCAGGCCCGCCTTCGCCCTGCCGCCGGGCACCGTCGACGCCCACTGTCATGTCTTCGGCCCGCAGGCCGCGTTCCCCTTCGCGCCCGAGCGCAAGTACACGCCCTGCGACGGCGGCAAGGACGACCTCTTCGCCCTCCGCGACCACCTCGGGGTCGCCCGCAATGTGATCGTCCAGGCGACCTGCCACGGCGCGGACAACAGCGCCATGGCCGACGCCGTCCGGGCGTCCGGCGGCCGGGCGCGTGGCATCGCGACCGTACGCCCGGACGTCACCGACGCCGAGCTGCGCCGGCTGGACGCGGCGGGGGTGCGCGGGGTGCGCTTCACCTTCCTGAGGCGGCTGGCCGACGCCGCGCCCCAGGACGCGCTGGCCGCGGTCGCCCGGCGGATCGCCCCGCTCGGCTGGCATGTCGTCCTCTACTTCGAAAGCGCCGACCTGCCCGAGCTGGAACGTTTCTTCAGTTCCCTGCCCACCCCTCTCGTCGTGGACCACATGGGACGGCCGGACGTGACCGAACCGGCGGACGGGCCGGGCTTCACCCGCTTCCTGCGGTTCGCCGAACGCAACGAGGTGTGGGTGAAGGTGACCTGCCCCGAGCGCCTCAGCGTCACCGGCCCCCCGGCCCTGAACGCCGAGCGGCACCCGTACGCCGATGTGGTGCCCTTCGCCCGCCGCGCGATCGAGGAGTTCCCCGACCGGGTGCTGTGGGGCACGGACTGGCCGCATCCCAACCTCACCGCCCATATGCCAGACGACGGGCTGCTGGTCGACTACGTGCCCCAGGTGGCCGTCACCGCCGAGCAGCGGCGGAAGCTGCTGGTGGACAACCCCATGCGGCTCTACTGGCCCGGCGAAGGCGCCTGA
- a CDS encoding PH domain-containing protein, translated as MTSPDDDSTPAASSSASAASSDAETETFSDRIYRSPSGIAGGVLLLGLSGWLGIDAMIRGEGRTPWLALAGLFFAVPVVIAFTVRPAVYAGQDRLLVRNPFRTITLPWASVEGVRAGYTSEVLAGGAAYQLWAIPVSLRQRKRAARQQARAASEDPFGATSAHVAAGKPDEDRRAPSDAAIGDLREMAELNGRREGAQGAPEVRWAFEVIAPTLAGAVLLGVMLAIG; from the coding sequence ATGACGAGCCCGGACGACGACTCCACCCCCGCTGCCTCCAGCTCCGCTTCCGCCGCCTCCTCCGATGCCGAGACCGAGACCTTCTCGGACCGGATCTACCGCTCCCCGAGCGGTATCGCGGGCGGAGTGCTGCTGCTCGGGCTCAGCGGCTGGCTGGGCATCGACGCGATGATCCGGGGCGAGGGACGGACGCCGTGGCTGGCGCTGGCCGGGCTGTTCTTCGCGGTGCCCGTGGTGATCGCCTTCACGGTGCGCCCGGCGGTGTACGCGGGACAGGACCGGCTGCTCGTCCGCAACCCGTTCCGTACGATCACGCTGCCCTGGGCCTCGGTCGAGGGGGTGCGCGCCGGGTACACCAGCGAGGTGCTCGCGGGCGGGGCCGCCTACCAGCTGTGGGCGATCCCGGTCTCGCTGCGCCAGCGCAAGCGGGCCGCCCGGCAGCAGGCCAGGGCGGCCTCCGAGGACCCCTTCGGCGCCACGTCCGCCCATGTCGCGGCCGGAAAGCCCGACGAGGACCGCCGGGCCCCCTCCGACGCGGCGATCGGCGACCTGCGCGAGATGGCCGAACTCAACGGCCGGCGCGAGGGCGCCCAGGGGGCGCCGGAGGTGCGCTGGGCCTTCGAGGTCATCGCGCCGACGCTGGCGGGCGCGGTGCTGCTCGGCGTCATGCTGGCGATCGGCTGA
- a CDS encoding NAD(P)H-quinone dehydrogenase codes for MEHVTRIVIIGGGPGGYEAALVAAQLGAEVTVVDCDGLGGASVLTDCVPSKTLIATAEVMTTFDSSYEELGIIVADDTPPLEQAARVVGVDLGKVNRRVKRLALAQSHDITASVTRAGGRVMRGRARVEPQQSLDGSRRVVVRAADGSEQTLVADAVLLATGAHPREIPDAKPDGERILNWTQVYDLDELPEELIVVGSGVTGAEFAGAYQALGSKVTLVSSRDRVLPGEDPDAAAVLEDVFRRRGMNVMSRSRAQAAKRVGDRVEVTLSDGRVISGTHCLMAVGSIPNTADIGLEEAGVKLAESGHILTDKVSRTSAPGIYAAGDCTGVLALASVAAMQGRIAMYHFLGDAVTPLNLKTVSANVFTDPEIATVGYSQADVDGGKIDARVVKLPLLRNPRAKMQGIRDGFVKIFCRPGTGIVVGGVVVAPRASELIHPISLAVDNNLTVEQIAKAFTVYPSLSGSIAEVARQLHTRKTQEES; via the coding sequence ATGGAGCATGTGACTCGGATCGTGATCATTGGTGGCGGACCCGGCGGCTATGAGGCGGCGCTGGTCGCCGCGCAGCTCGGCGCGGAGGTGACCGTCGTCGACTGCGACGGTCTGGGCGGGGCGTCGGTGCTCACCGACTGTGTGCCGTCGAAGACGTTGATCGCCACCGCTGAGGTGATGACGACCTTCGACTCCTCCTACGAGGAGCTGGGGATCATCGTCGCCGACGACACCCCGCCGCTGGAGCAGGCGGCCCGGGTGGTCGGCGTGGATCTGGGCAAGGTCAACCGCCGGGTGAAGCGGCTCGCGCTCGCCCAGTCGCACGACATCACGGCCTCGGTCACCCGGGCCGGTGGCCGGGTCATGCGCGGCCGCGCGCGGGTGGAGCCGCAGCAGTCGCTGGACGGCTCGCGACGGGTGGTCGTGCGGGCCGCGGACGGCAGCGAGCAGACGCTGGTGGCGGACGCGGTACTGCTGGCGACGGGCGCTCATCCGAGGGAGATCCCGGACGCGAAGCCGGACGGCGAGCGGATCCTGAACTGGACGCAGGTGTACGACCTGGACGAGCTCCCCGAGGAGCTGATCGTGGTCGGCTCCGGTGTCACGGGTGCGGAGTTCGCGGGTGCCTACCAGGCGCTGGGGTCGAAGGTCACGCTGGTCTCCAGCCGGGACCGGGTGCTGCCGGGCGAGGACCCGGACGCGGCGGCGGTGCTGGAGGACGTCTTCCGGCGCCGGGGGATGAACGTGATGTCCCGGTCCCGGGCGCAGGCCGCCAAGCGGGTGGGGGACCGGGTGGAGGTCACGCTCTCGGACGGGCGGGTCATCTCCGGCACCCACTGTCTGATGGCGGTCGGCTCGATCCCGAACACGGCGGACATCGGCCTTGAGGAGGCCGGGGTCAAGCTGGCGGAGTCGGGGCACATCCTGACCGACAAGGTGTCCCGGACCAGCGCGCCGGGCATCTACGCGGCCGGTGACTGCACCGGTGTGCTGGCGCTGGCGTCGGTGGCGGCGATGCAGGGCCGGATCGCGATGTACCACTTCCTCGGGGACGCGGTGACCCCGCTGAACCTGAAGACCGTCTCGGCGAACGTCTTCACCGACCCCGAGATCGCCACGGTCGGCTACTCGCAGGCGGACGTGGACGGCGGGAAGATCGACGCCCGGGTGGTGAAGCTGCCGCTGCTGCGCAATCCGCGGGCGAAGATGCAGGGCATCCGGGACGGCTTCGTGAAGATCTTCTGCCGTCCGGGCACCGGCATCGTGGTCGGCGGTGTGGTGGTCGCGCCGCGGGCGAGCGAGCTGATCCACCCCATCTCGCTGGCGGTGGACAACAATCTGACGGTGGAGCAGATCGCCAAGGCCTTCACGGTCTACCCCTCGCTGTCCGGCTCGATCGCCGAGGTGGCCCGGCAGTTGCACACCCGGAAGACACAGGAAGAGTCATAG
- a CDS encoding phospho-sugar mutase — MATEPDLIAQARAWLAEDPDPETRDELGKLLQDDAVDAIAVRFSGTLQFGTAGLRGELGAGPMRMNRAVVIRAAAGLAAYLRTYHDREDQSGQGLVVVGYDARYKSAEFARDTAAVMIGAGFRAAVLPRPLPTPVLAFAIRHLGAIAGVEVTASHNPPRDNGYKVYLGDGSQIVPPADAEIAAEIAAIRGLDDVPRPETGWETLNDDVLEAYLARTDAVLTQGSPRNARVVYTPLHGVGRETLTAAFARAGFPEPAVVPEQAEPDPAFPTVAFPNPEEPGAMDLAFATARRVAPDIIIANDPDADRCAVAVPTITNPTAPTDAASWRMLRGDEVGALLATHLVHKRARGAFATTIVSSSLLSRIADDAGLAYAETLTGFKWLARVDGLRYAYEEALGYCVDPEGVRDKDGITAALLVAELTSELKEQGRTLVDLLDDIAVAHGLHATDQLSVRVTDLSVIGSAMKRLREQPPTELAGLAVTSAEDLTRGTDTLPPTDGLRYQLAGKGSVRGARVIVRPSGTEPKLKCYLEVIVDVPAAHALTPARATADTVLAALKADLSAAAGIQPPEAATADAGVSAAEPVAVAHGDQ, encoded by the coding sequence ATGGCCACGGAGCCCGATCTCATCGCCCAGGCTCGCGCATGGCTTGCCGAGGATCCCGATCCCGAGACGCGGGATGAGCTCGGGAAACTGCTCCAGGACGACGCCGTCGACGCGATCGCCGTGCGGTTCTCCGGCACGCTGCAGTTCGGTACCGCCGGTCTCCGGGGTGAGCTCGGGGCCGGGCCCATGCGGATGAACCGCGCCGTCGTCATCCGCGCCGCCGCCGGGCTCGCCGCGTATCTGCGCACGTACCACGACCGGGAGGACCAGAGTGGTCAAGGTCTCGTCGTCGTCGGGTACGACGCCCGCTACAAGAGCGCCGAGTTCGCCCGCGACACCGCCGCCGTCATGATCGGCGCCGGCTTCCGCGCCGCCGTTCTGCCCCGTCCCCTCCCCACGCCCGTCCTCGCCTTCGCCATCCGCCACCTCGGCGCGATCGCCGGAGTCGAGGTCACCGCGAGCCACAACCCGCCGCGCGACAACGGCTACAAGGTGTACCTCGGCGACGGCTCCCAGATCGTGCCGCCCGCCGACGCCGAGATCGCGGCCGAGATCGCGGCGATCCGCGGCCTGGACGACGTGCCCCGGCCCGAGACCGGCTGGGAGACGCTGAACGACGACGTCCTGGAGGCGTACCTCGCGCGGACCGACGCGGTTCTCACCCAGGGTTCGCCCCGGAACGCCCGCGTCGTCTACACCCCGCTGCACGGCGTCGGCCGTGAGACCCTCACCGCGGCGTTCGCCCGTGCCGGGTTCCCCGAGCCCGCGGTCGTGCCCGAGCAGGCCGAGCCCGACCCGGCGTTCCCGACCGTCGCGTTCCCCAACCCGGAGGAGCCGGGGGCGATGGACCTGGCCTTCGCCACGGCCCGCAGGGTCGCGCCGGACATCATCATCGCCAACGACCCGGACGCCGACCGCTGCGCCGTCGCCGTCCCCACGATCACGAATCCCACGGCCCCCACGGACGCCGCGAGCTGGCGGATGCTGCGCGGGGACGAGGTCGGCGCGCTCCTCGCCACCCACCTCGTCCACAAGCGCGCCCGCGGGGCGTTCGCGACCACGATCGTCTCCTCGTCGCTCCTGTCCCGGATCGCGGACGACGCCGGGCTGGCGTACGCCGAGACGCTGACCGGCTTCAAGTGGCTGGCCCGGGTGGACGGGCTGCGCTACGCGTACGAGGAGGCGCTCGGCTACTGCGTGGATCCGGAGGGCGTACGCGACAAGGACGGCATCACGGCCGCGCTGCTCGTGGCCGAGCTGACGTCGGAGCTCAAGGAGCAGGGCCGCACCCTCGTGGATCTGTTGGACGACATCGCGGTGGCGCACGGGCTGCACGCCACCGACCAGCTGTCCGTCCGGGTCACCGACCTCTCCGTGATCGGCAGCGCGATGAAGCGGCTGCGCGAACAGCCGCCCACCGAGCTGGCGGGGCTCGCCGTGACCTCGGCGGAGGACCTGACGCGGGGCACGGACACGCTGCCCCCGACGGACGGCCTGCGCTATCAGCTCGCCGGGAAGGGAAGCGTCCGCGGCGCCCGCGTGATCGTCCGGCCCAGCGGCACCGAGCCGAAGCTGAAGTGCTACCTGGAGGTGATCGTCGACGTCCCCGCCGCCCACGCGCTCACTCCGGCCCGCGCCACGGCGGACACCGTGCTGGCCGCGCTCAAGGCGGACCTTTCGGCGGCGGCGGGAATCCAGCCCCCGGAAGCCGCCACCGCGGACGCGGGCGTATCAGCCGCCGAGCCCGTCGCCGTCGCCCACGGCGATCAGTGA
- a CDS encoding amidohydrolase family protein translates to MIIDCHGHYTTAPPALEAWRTQQIDGLTDPARAPSPADLRIGDDQLRRSIEPNQLRLMDERGIGLTVFSPRASFMAHHIGDLRTSSEWAALCNELCFRVSELYPERFAPAAMLPQSPGVDPVTCVPELVRCVEEYGAVAVNLNPDPSGGHWTAPPLTDRSWYPIYEKLVEYDVPAMVHVSTSVNPAFHTTGAHYLNADTTVFMQLVQGDLFADFPTLRLIIPHGGGAVPYHWGRFRGLAMALGKPSLEEHVLGNVFFDTCVYHQPGIDLLFDVIPARNILFASEMIGAVRDVDPRTGRHFDDTRRYAEAAGLGADELTGVFERNARTVYPRLDALLTKQSR, encoded by the coding sequence ATGATCATCGACTGCCATGGCCACTACACCACCGCGCCCCCGGCGCTGGAGGCATGGCGCACCCAGCAGATCGACGGACTCACCGACCCCGCCCGCGCCCCCTCCCCCGCCGACCTCCGCATCGGCGACGACCAGCTGCGCCGGAGCATCGAGCCGAATCAGCTCCGGCTGATGGACGAGCGCGGCATCGGCCTGACGGTCTTCTCGCCCCGGGCGTCCTTCATGGCCCACCACATCGGCGATCTCCGCACCTCCTCCGAGTGGGCGGCGCTCTGCAACGAGCTCTGCTTCCGCGTCAGCGAGCTCTACCCGGAGCGCTTCGCCCCCGCCGCGATGCTCCCGCAGTCGCCGGGCGTCGATCCGGTCACCTGCGTGCCCGAGCTCGTCCGCTGTGTGGAGGAGTACGGGGCCGTGGCGGTCAACCTCAACCCCGATCCCTCGGGCGGCCACTGGACGGCCCCGCCGCTGACCGACCGCTCGTGGTACCCGATCTACGAAAAGCTGGTGGAGTACGACGTTCCGGCGATGGTGCATGTGAGCACCAGCGTGAACCCCGCGTTCCACACCACCGGGGCGCACTACCTCAACGCCGATACGACGGTGTTCATGCAGCTGGTGCAGGGCGATCTGTTCGCCGACTTCCCCACCCTGCGGCTGATCATCCCGCATGGCGGCGGCGCCGTTCCGTATCACTGGGGCCGGTTCCGCGGACTGGCGATGGCCCTGGGCAAGCCGTCCCTGGAGGAGCATGTCCTGGGCAATGTCTTCTTCGACACCTGCGTCTACCACCAGCCCGGTATCGATCTGCTCTTCGACGTCATCCCGGCCCGGAACATCCTCTTCGCCTCGGAGATGATCGGCGCCGTCCGCGACGTCGACCCCCGGACCGGCCGGCACTTCGACGACACCCGCCGCTACGCCGAGGCGGCCGGGCTCGGCGCGGACGAGCTGACCGGCGTCTTCGAACGCAATGCCCGCACCGTCTACCCCCGTCTGGACGCCCTGCTGACGAAACAGAGCCGCTGA